In one Brassica oleracea var. oleracea cultivar TO1000 chromosome C9, BOL, whole genome shotgun sequence genomic region, the following are encoded:
- the LOC106318665 gene encoding polyribonucleotide nucleotidyltransferase 2, mitochondrial-like isoform X1: MSSIVRRARSSSLPNFLAWRALGFRTICSGGLGIAPSSSPPASTGIKILESFKEEFEVGSRVVTLETGKIARFANGSVVLGMDETKVLSTVTCAKSKSPGDFLPLTVDYQEKMFAQGLIPNTYMRREGAPKERELLCGRLIDRPIRPLFPSGFYHEVQIMANVLSSDGKQDPDILAANAASAALMLSDVPWGGPIGVIRLGRIGGEIVVNPTMDELSSSDLHLIYACTRDKTMMIDVQAREITEKDLAAALRLAHPEAVKYIDPQIRLAAKAGKQKKEYILSMLSEKTLEKVTDLAAERIVSVFTDPSRGKFERGEALENIGKDVEKVFEEEGDQESLSILPKAVDTVRKKIVRSRMISEGFRVDGRHLDEVRPIYCESHHLPALHGSALFSRGDTQVLCTITLGAPGDAQRLDSLVGPPKKKFMLHYTFPPFCTDEVGKKLGLNRREVGHGTLAEKALLAVMPPEEDFPYTVRINSEVMASDGSTSMASVCGGSMALMDAGIPLRAHVAGVSVGLVTDVDPSSGEIKDYRIVTDILGLEDHLGDMDFKIAGTRNGVTAIQLDIKPAGIPLDIVCESLENARKARLQILDHMEREINSPRDQQCRLATLKYTNDALRNLIGPMGALKRKIEEETGARLSIDDGTLTIVAKNQAVMDKAQEKVDYIIGREIVVGGVYKGTVTSIKEYGAFVEFNGGQQGLLHMSELSHEPVSKVSDVLHIGKYITMMCIDTDVRGNIKLSLKALLPKPTSRPEKLPVVKEAVSVETSSFGEAVASLPSVVEPPQKSKLAVPAVVIRTAVECDEAEKSSHVDKNTKPKCAATVKPDRKLKSTASKQTVKEDETLSSTATEESRDDCGETLTQENKLNCTSLENNSNIVSSSKGKKPSRKEKQSDNEAGESPSISARKLKIGTEMTAKVHQIRTHGLVLDLGGGIRGMYKFEGDEETEFEIGDTLQVKCTSFSSKGIPVMALVDEEDV; encoded by the exons ATGTCATCGATCGTGAGACGAGCTAGGTCATCTTCTCTTCCGAACTTCCTCGCATGGCGCGCTTTGGGTTTCCGCACCATCTGCTCCGGCGGATTGGGCATCGCGCCGTCTAGCTCGCCGCCGGCCTCCACGGGAATCAAAATTCTGGAGTCGTTTAAGGAGGAATTCGAAGTCGGATCTCGGGTGGTGACGCTCGAGACGGGGAAGATCGCTCGCTTCGCAAATGGTTCCGTCGTGCTGGGGATGGACGAGACCAAAGTTCTCTCCACCGTTACTTGTGCCAAGTCTAAATCTCCTGGAGATTTCTTGCCTCTCACT GTTGATTATCAAGAGAAGATGTTCGCTCAAGGTTTGATTCCTAATACGTATATGCGAAGAGAAGGTGCACCTAAAGAGCGGGAACTGTTGTGTGGCCGCCTCATTGATAGGCCAATCAGACCATTGTTTCCTTCTGGGTTTTACCATGAGGTTCAG ATAATGGCAAATGTTCTATCATCGGATGGGAAGCAGGATCCAGATATACTTGCAGCTAATGCAGCATCGGCTGCGCTCATGCTGTCGGATGTTCCATGGGGGGGACCCATTGGAGTCATCAGGTTAGGAAGGATCGGTGGGGAGATTGTTGTGAATCCAACTATGGATGAG CTTAGCTCAAGTGATCTTCATTTGATATACGCTTGCACAAGGGATAAAACTATGATGATTGATGTTCAAGCCCGTGAAATCACTGAGAAAGATCTAGCAGCTGCTCTGAGACTTGCTCATCCAGAG GCTGTTAAGTACATCGATCCCCAAATTAGATTGGCTGCGAAAGCTGGGAAACAAAAGAAGGAGTATATATTGTCCATGCTTTCTGAGAAAACTTTAGAAAAAGTGACTGACTTGGCTGCAGAGCGTATTGTATCCGTCTTTACCGATCCTTCACGTGGCAAG TTTGAACGTGGAGAGGCTCTAGAGAACATTGGAAAAGATGTGGAAAAAGTATTTGAAGAAGAGGGCGATCAAGAAAGCTTGAGCATACTTCCAAAGGCTGTTGATACAGTGAGAAAGAAG ATAGTTCGTTCAAGGATGATATCAGAGGGATTTCGGGTCGACGGCAGACATCTTGATGAAGTTAGGCCCATCTATTGTGAATCGCATCACCTGCCTGCCTTGCATGGGTCAGCACTTTTCTCACGTGGAGACACTCAG GTGCTCTGTACTATCACACTTGGAGCCCCAGGAGATGCACAAAGGTTGGATTCTCTTGTTGGCCCACCGAAGAAGAAATTTATGCTTCACTATACCTTTCCTCCGTTTTGTACAGATGAAGTTGGAAAAAAACTAGGCCTTAACCGGCGTGAAGTTGGTCATG GAACACTTGCTGAAAAGGCATTGCTTGCAGTCATGCCCCCTGAAGAAGATTTTCCTTATACAGTTCGTATAAATTCAGAAGTTATGGCTTCAGATGGATCCACGTCTATGGCAAGCGTTTGTGGAG GCAGCATGGCGTTAATGGATGCCGGAATTCCTCTGCGAGCTCATGTTGCAGGAGTCTCCGTTGGTCTTGTCACTGACGTTGATCCATCAAGTGGAGAAATTAAAGACTACCGTATAGTAACCGATATATTG GGTTTGGAAGATCATCTAGGAGATATGGATTTCAAGATTGCGGGCACAAGAAATGGTGTGACGGCAATTCAACTGGATATCAAGCCAGCCGGAATACCATTGGACATAGTTTGTGAATCATTAGAAAATGCACGTAAAGCCCGTCTTCAGATTCTTGACCATATGGAGAGAGAAATTAATTCCCCACGAGACCAGCAATGCCGGCTAG CAACTTTGAAGTACACCAACGATGCACTTCGTAACTTGATCGGACCTATGGGTGCCCTCAAGAGGAAGATTGAAGAGGAAACAG GTGCAAGGTTGTCTATTGATGATGGAACATTAACTATTGTTGCCAAGAATCAGGCTGTGATGGACAAGGCTCAAGAAAAG GTTGACTACATCATTGGTCGCGAAATAGTTGTTGGTGGCGTGTACAAAGGCACAGTGACATCTATAAAAGAGTACGGCGCATTTGTTGAGTTTAATGGTGGTCAACAAGGCCTACTACATATGTCTGAGTTATCTCATGAACCA GTCTCCAAGGTTTCAGATGTATTACATATTGGCAAGTACATCACTATGATGTGCATAGACACCGATGTCCGTGGTAACATAAAGTTATCCCTCAAAGCACTGTTACCCAAACCAACATCTCGTCCTGAAAAACTCCCGGTGGTGAAAGAGGCAGTCTCCGTAGAAACGTCTAGTTTCGGGGAGGCAGTTGCAAGCCTGCCCAGTGTCGTAGAGCCGCCTCAGAAATCTAAATTAGCAGTTCCTGCAGTTGTCATCCGTACTGCTGTGGAATGTGATGAGGCAGAGAAATCTTCTCATGTGGACAAGAACACTAAACCTAAATGCGCCGCGACAGTGAAGCCAGACCGGAAACTCAAATCCACTGCCTCTAAACAGACCGTGAAGGAAGATGAGACACTCAGCTCCACTGCTACTGAAGAAAGTCGGGATGACTGTGGTGAGACACTGACGCAAGAAAATAAACTCAATTGCACTTCTCTTGAAAACAATTCTAACATAGTATCATCTTCAAAAGGTAAGAAACCCTCTAGGAAGGAGAAACAATCAGATAACGAGGCTGGAGAGAGTCCATCGATTAGTGCCCGGAAACTGAAAATAGGAACAGAAATGACAGCCAAAGTCCACCAGATTCGAACGCATGGACTGGTTCTTGATCTAGGTGGTGGAATCCGCGGTATGTACAAATTCGAG GGCGATGAGGAGACAGAGTTTGAGATTGGAGACACATTGCAGGTGAAATGTACAAGTTTTAGCAGTAAAGGAATCCCTGTGATGGCTTTGGTTGATGAAGAAGATGTTTAA
- the LOC106318665 gene encoding polyribonucleotide nucleotidyltransferase 2, mitochondrial-like isoform X2, producing the protein MSSIVRRARSSSLPNFLAWRALGFRTICSGGLGIAPSSSPPASTGIKILESFKEEFEVGSRVVTLETGKIARFANGSVVLGMDETKVLSTVTCAKSKSPGDFLPLTVDYQEKMFAQGLIPNTYMRREGAPKERELLCGRLIDRPIRPLFPSGFYHEVQIMANVLSSDGKQDPDILAANAASAALMLSDVPWGGPIGVIRLGRIGGEIVVNPTMDELSSSDLHLIYACTRDKTMMIDVQAREITEKDLAAALRLAHPEAVKYIDPQIRLAAKAGKQKKEYILSMLSEKTLEKVTDLAAERIVSVFTDPSRGKFERGEALENIGKDVEKVFEEEGDQESLSILPKAVDTVRKKIVRSRMISEGFRVDGRHLDEVRPIYCESHHLPALHGSALFSRGDTQVLCTITLGAPGDAQRLDSLVGPPKKKFMLHYTFPPFCTDEVGKKLGLNRREVGHGTLAEKALLAVMPPEEDFPYTVRINSEVMASDGSTSMASVCGGSMALMDAGIPLRAHVAGVSVGLVTDVDPSSGEIKDYRIVTDILGLEDHLGDMDFKIAGTRNGVTAIQLDIKPAGIPLDIVCESLENARKARLQILDHMEREINSPRDQQCRLATLKYTNDALRNLIGPMGALKRKIEEETGARLSIDDGTLTIVAKNQAVMDKAQEKVDYIIGREIVVGGVYKGTVTSIKEYGAFVEFNGGQQGLLHMSELSHEPVSKVSDVLHIGKYITMMCIDTDVRGNIKLSLKALLPKPTSRPEKLPVVKEAVSVETSSFGEAVASLPSVVEPPQKSKLAVPAVVIRTAVECDEAEKSSHVDKNTKPKCAATVKPDRKLKSTASKQTVKEDETLSSTATEESRDDCGKKPSRKEKQSDNEAGESPSISARKLKIGTEMTAKVHQIRTHGLVLDLGGGIRGMYKFEGDEETEFEIGDTLQVKCTSFSSKGIPVMALVDEEDV; encoded by the exons ATGTCATCGATCGTGAGACGAGCTAGGTCATCTTCTCTTCCGAACTTCCTCGCATGGCGCGCTTTGGGTTTCCGCACCATCTGCTCCGGCGGATTGGGCATCGCGCCGTCTAGCTCGCCGCCGGCCTCCACGGGAATCAAAATTCTGGAGTCGTTTAAGGAGGAATTCGAAGTCGGATCTCGGGTGGTGACGCTCGAGACGGGGAAGATCGCTCGCTTCGCAAATGGTTCCGTCGTGCTGGGGATGGACGAGACCAAAGTTCTCTCCACCGTTACTTGTGCCAAGTCTAAATCTCCTGGAGATTTCTTGCCTCTCACT GTTGATTATCAAGAGAAGATGTTCGCTCAAGGTTTGATTCCTAATACGTATATGCGAAGAGAAGGTGCACCTAAAGAGCGGGAACTGTTGTGTGGCCGCCTCATTGATAGGCCAATCAGACCATTGTTTCCTTCTGGGTTTTACCATGAGGTTCAG ATAATGGCAAATGTTCTATCATCGGATGGGAAGCAGGATCCAGATATACTTGCAGCTAATGCAGCATCGGCTGCGCTCATGCTGTCGGATGTTCCATGGGGGGGACCCATTGGAGTCATCAGGTTAGGAAGGATCGGTGGGGAGATTGTTGTGAATCCAACTATGGATGAG CTTAGCTCAAGTGATCTTCATTTGATATACGCTTGCACAAGGGATAAAACTATGATGATTGATGTTCAAGCCCGTGAAATCACTGAGAAAGATCTAGCAGCTGCTCTGAGACTTGCTCATCCAGAG GCTGTTAAGTACATCGATCCCCAAATTAGATTGGCTGCGAAAGCTGGGAAACAAAAGAAGGAGTATATATTGTCCATGCTTTCTGAGAAAACTTTAGAAAAAGTGACTGACTTGGCTGCAGAGCGTATTGTATCCGTCTTTACCGATCCTTCACGTGGCAAG TTTGAACGTGGAGAGGCTCTAGAGAACATTGGAAAAGATGTGGAAAAAGTATTTGAAGAAGAGGGCGATCAAGAAAGCTTGAGCATACTTCCAAAGGCTGTTGATACAGTGAGAAAGAAG ATAGTTCGTTCAAGGATGATATCAGAGGGATTTCGGGTCGACGGCAGACATCTTGATGAAGTTAGGCCCATCTATTGTGAATCGCATCACCTGCCTGCCTTGCATGGGTCAGCACTTTTCTCACGTGGAGACACTCAG GTGCTCTGTACTATCACACTTGGAGCCCCAGGAGATGCACAAAGGTTGGATTCTCTTGTTGGCCCACCGAAGAAGAAATTTATGCTTCACTATACCTTTCCTCCGTTTTGTACAGATGAAGTTGGAAAAAAACTAGGCCTTAACCGGCGTGAAGTTGGTCATG GAACACTTGCTGAAAAGGCATTGCTTGCAGTCATGCCCCCTGAAGAAGATTTTCCTTATACAGTTCGTATAAATTCAGAAGTTATGGCTTCAGATGGATCCACGTCTATGGCAAGCGTTTGTGGAG GCAGCATGGCGTTAATGGATGCCGGAATTCCTCTGCGAGCTCATGTTGCAGGAGTCTCCGTTGGTCTTGTCACTGACGTTGATCCATCAAGTGGAGAAATTAAAGACTACCGTATAGTAACCGATATATTG GGTTTGGAAGATCATCTAGGAGATATGGATTTCAAGATTGCGGGCACAAGAAATGGTGTGACGGCAATTCAACTGGATATCAAGCCAGCCGGAATACCATTGGACATAGTTTGTGAATCATTAGAAAATGCACGTAAAGCCCGTCTTCAGATTCTTGACCATATGGAGAGAGAAATTAATTCCCCACGAGACCAGCAATGCCGGCTAG CAACTTTGAAGTACACCAACGATGCACTTCGTAACTTGATCGGACCTATGGGTGCCCTCAAGAGGAAGATTGAAGAGGAAACAG GTGCAAGGTTGTCTATTGATGATGGAACATTAACTATTGTTGCCAAGAATCAGGCTGTGATGGACAAGGCTCAAGAAAAG GTTGACTACATCATTGGTCGCGAAATAGTTGTTGGTGGCGTGTACAAAGGCACAGTGACATCTATAAAAGAGTACGGCGCATTTGTTGAGTTTAATGGTGGTCAACAAGGCCTACTACATATGTCTGAGTTATCTCATGAACCA GTCTCCAAGGTTTCAGATGTATTACATATTGGCAAGTACATCACTATGATGTGCATAGACACCGATGTCCGTGGTAACATAAAGTTATCCCTCAAAGCACTGTTACCCAAACCAACATCTCGTCCTGAAAAACTCCCGGTGGTGAAAGAGGCAGTCTCCGTAGAAACGTCTAGTTTCGGGGAGGCAGTTGCAAGCCTGCCCAGTGTCGTAGAGCCGCCTCAGAAATCTAAATTAGCAGTTCCTGCAGTTGTCATCCGTACTGCTGTGGAATGTGATGAGGCAGAGAAATCTTCTCATGTGGACAAGAACACTAAACCTAAATGCGCCGCGACAGTGAAGCCAGACCGGAAACTCAAATCCACTGCCTCTAAACAGACCGTGAAGGAAGATGAGACACTCAGCTCCACTGCTACTGAAGAAAGTCGGGATGACTGTG GTAAGAAACCCTCTAGGAAGGAGAAACAATCAGATAACGAGGCTGGAGAGAGTCCATCGATTAGTGCCCGGAAACTGAAAATAGGAACAGAAATGACAGCCAAAGTCCACCAGATTCGAACGCATGGACTGGTTCTTGATCTAGGTGGTGGAATCCGCGGTATGTACAAATTCGAG GGCGATGAGGAGACAGAGTTTGAGATTGGAGACACATTGCAGGTGAAATGTACAAGTTTTAGCAGTAAAGGAATCCCTGTGATGGCTTTGGTTGATGAAGAAGATGTTTAA